The following are encoded together in the Ooceraea biroi isolate clonal line C1 chromosome 2, Obir_v5.4, whole genome shotgun sequence genome:
- the LOC113563574 gene encoding odorant receptor 22c-like isoform X3, giving the protein MRMDTRTRVTCIDTQFLYIHRISLIAVGLWPYDRTMLVQLQSSLFFLITTSIIIFQLTTFLTTECTIDFIIKILSTTLFLLVCVIQYNCFWINTRAVKHVLENLLYICSKLHDRNEIAIIKKYGYIAKCVAIGFISVGTLVGTGILITGYFIHFCGLFNVASYRMQQVMRRNSHELIYRKHKSEIEKKISHAVDIHRATINIIEFFLYNFEGTFILVTAIIVICLSLHLFGIYQAAMFEKSIEEFLLHFGFMSAIFLYSFAGNYVGQAITDHYNNIFSNAYNVKWYTASVRVQRLILILLQICAKPYGLKFGGLFITSLENFASLSTASMSYFTILYSIQK; this is encoded by the exons ATGCGTATGGATACTCGAACGAGAGTGACCTGTATTGATACTCAATTTCTTTACATCCATCGAATTTCTCTGATCGCAGTTGGCTTATGGCCTTACGATCGAACAATGCTTGTTCAACTTCAATCTTCTCTGTTTTTTCTCATTACgactagtattattatatttcag CTTACAACATTTCTAACTACAGAATGTACTATTGACTTCATCATTAAGATCCTTTCTACAACACTTTTTCTGCTTGTGTGCGTAATTCAATACAATTGTTTCTGGATTAACACGCGTGCC GTAAAACATGTATTGGAAAACCTTCTGTACATCTGCAGCAAATTACACGACagaaacgaaattgctataataaaaaaatatggatacattgcaaaatgtgttGCCATTGGATTTATAT CAGTGGGTACGTTAGTAGGAACAGGAATATTGATCACAGGatactttatacatttttgtggATTATTTAACGTTGCTAG TTACCGTATGCAGCAGGTAATGCGAAGGAACAGTCACGAATTAATTTATCGGAAACACAAGAGCGAGATCGAGAAGAAGATAAGTCATGCAGTCGACATCCATCGCGCTACTATTAA TATCATTGAATTCTTTCTATACAACTTCGAGGGGACATTCATTCTTGTAACGGCGATTATTGTAATTTGCTTGAGCCTTCATCTGTTTGGA atttatCAAGCCGCTATGTTTGAGAAAAGCAtagaagaatttttattacactttggTTTTATGTctgctatttttttatattcatttgcAGGCAATTATGTTGGTCAAGCAATTACAgatcattataataacatattttctaaTGC ATATAACGTTAAATGGTACACCGCATCTGTACGCGTACAAAGACTGATACTGATTCTTTTGCAAATATGCGCTAAACCTTATGGCCTAAAATTCGGTGGTCTTTTTATAACATCTTTAGAAAACTTTGCCTCG CTATCAACTGCGTCAATGTCGTATTTCACTATTTTATATTCCATACAAAAGTGA
- the LOC113563574 gene encoding odorant receptor 22c-like isoform X2, whose translation MLDRRISLTTFLTTECTIDFIIKILSTTLFLLVCVIQYNCFWINTRAVKHVLENLLYICSKLHDRNEIAIIKKYGYIAKCVAIGFIFLAICGIITFSLLPILPQIFGIFYLVNKSEPYRNIYITTEYFVDQEKNFYFILLHLYLSHYIAVGTLVGTGILITGYFIHFCGLFNVASYRMQQVMRRNSHELIYRKHKSEIEKKISHAVDIHRATINIIEFFLYNFEGTFILVTAIIVICLSLHLFGIYQAAMFEKSIEEFLLHFGFMSAIFLYSFAGNYVGQAITDHYNNIFSNAYNVKWYTASVRVQRLILILLQICAKPYGLKFGGLFITSLENFASLSTASMSYFTILYSIQK comes from the exons ATGCTCGACCGCAGAATTAGT CTTACAACATTTCTAACTACAGAATGTACTATTGACTTCATCATTAAGATCCTTTCTACAACACTTTTTCTGCTTGTGTGCGTAATTCAATACAATTGTTTCTGGATTAACACGCGTGCC GTAAAACATGTATTGGAAAACCTTCTGTACATCTGCAGCAAATTACACGACagaaacgaaattgctataataaaaaaatatggatacattgcaaaatgtgttGCCATTGGATTTATAT ttTTGGCGATATGCGGTATAATCACCTTTTCCCTTTTGCCAATACTGCCGCAAATTTTTGGCATCTTTTATCTCGTAAATAAATCTGAGCCATAtcgcaatatttatatcacgactgaatattttgtcgatcaagaaaaaaatttttattttattttgctgcaTCTGTATTTATCCCATTACATAGCAGTGGGTACGTTAGTAGGAACAGGAATATTGATCACAGGatactttatacatttttgtggATTATTTAACGTTGCTAG TTACCGTATGCAGCAGGTAATGCGAAGGAACAGTCACGAATTAATTTATCGGAAACACAAGAGCGAGATCGAGAAGAAGATAAGTCATGCAGTCGACATCCATCGCGCTACTATTAA TATCATTGAATTCTTTCTATACAACTTCGAGGGGACATTCATTCTTGTAACGGCGATTATTGTAATTTGCTTGAGCCTTCATCTGTTTGGA atttatCAAGCCGCTATGTTTGAGAAAAGCAtagaagaatttttattacactttggTTTTATGTctgctatttttttatattcatttgcAGGCAATTATGTTGGTCAAGCAATTACAgatcattataataacatattttctaaTGC ATATAACGTTAAATGGTACACCGCATCTGTACGCGTACAAAGACTGATACTGATTCTTTTGCAAATATGCGCTAAACCTTATGGCCTAAAATTCGGTGGTCTTTTTATAACATCTTTAGAAAACTTTGCCTCG CTATCAACTGCGTCAATGTCGTATTTCACTATTTTATATTCCATACAAAAGTGA
- the LOC113563574 gene encoding odorant receptor 22c-like isoform X1 → MRMDTRTRVTCIDTQFLYIHRISLIAVGLWPYDRTMLVQLQSSLFFLITTSIIIFQLTTFLTTECTIDFIIKILSTTLFLLVCVIQYNCFWINTRAVKHVLENLLYICSKLHDRNEIAIIKKYGYIAKCVAIGFIFLAICGIITFSLLPILPQIFGIFYLVNKSEPYRNIYITTEYFVDQEKNFYFILLHLYLSHYIAVGTLVGTGILITGYFIHFCGLFNVASYRMQQVMRRNSHELIYRKHKSEIEKKISHAVDIHRATINIIEFFLYNFEGTFILVTAIIVICLSLHLFGIYQAAMFEKSIEEFLLHFGFMSAIFLYSFAGNYVGQAITDHYNNIFSNAYNVKWYTASVRVQRLILILLQICAKPYGLKFGGLFITSLENFASLSTASMSYFTILYSIQK, encoded by the exons ATGCGTATGGATACTCGAACGAGAGTGACCTGTATTGATACTCAATTTCTTTACATCCATCGAATTTCTCTGATCGCAGTTGGCTTATGGCCTTACGATCGAACAATGCTTGTTCAACTTCAATCTTCTCTGTTTTTTCTCATTACgactagtattattatatttcag CTTACAACATTTCTAACTACAGAATGTACTATTGACTTCATCATTAAGATCCTTTCTACAACACTTTTTCTGCTTGTGTGCGTAATTCAATACAATTGTTTCTGGATTAACACGCGTGCC GTAAAACATGTATTGGAAAACCTTCTGTACATCTGCAGCAAATTACACGACagaaacgaaattgctataataaaaaaatatggatacattgcaaaatgtgttGCCATTGGATTTATAT ttTTGGCGATATGCGGTATAATCACCTTTTCCCTTTTGCCAATACTGCCGCAAATTTTTGGCATCTTTTATCTCGTAAATAAATCTGAGCCATAtcgcaatatttatatcacgactgaatattttgtcgatcaagaaaaaaatttttattttattttgctgcaTCTGTATTTATCCCATTACATAGCAGTGGGTACGTTAGTAGGAACAGGAATATTGATCACAGGatactttatacatttttgtggATTATTTAACGTTGCTAG TTACCGTATGCAGCAGGTAATGCGAAGGAACAGTCACGAATTAATTTATCGGAAACACAAGAGCGAGATCGAGAAGAAGATAAGTCATGCAGTCGACATCCATCGCGCTACTATTAA TATCATTGAATTCTTTCTATACAACTTCGAGGGGACATTCATTCTTGTAACGGCGATTATTGTAATTTGCTTGAGCCTTCATCTGTTTGGA atttatCAAGCCGCTATGTTTGAGAAAAGCAtagaagaatttttattacactttggTTTTATGTctgctatttttttatattcatttgcAGGCAATTATGTTGGTCAAGCAATTACAgatcattataataacatattttctaaTGC ATATAACGTTAAATGGTACACCGCATCTGTACGCGTACAAAGACTGATACTGATTCTTTTGCAAATATGCGCTAAACCTTATGGCCTAAAATTCGGTGGTCTTTTTATAACATCTTTAGAAAACTTTGCCTCG CTATCAACTGCGTCAATGTCGTATTTCACTATTTTATATTCCATACAAAAGTGA